One Pseudomonas sp. MM213 genomic window, AAGTCTTTACGCACGATCCAGGCATCGAACGTTGGTGCGCCGAACTTGGCCAGTTCGCCGGAGGTGATCAGCACTTTGCCGTTTTCCTTGGCCACGCCGAGCGCTGGGTCCCACACGTAGGTGGCGTCGATGTCACCGCGTTTCCATGCGGCGATGATGGCTGGCGGGGCGAGGTTGAGCACGGTGACTTTCGAAGGGTCGATGTTCCAGTGCTTCAACGCGGCGAGCAGGCTGTAGTGGCCGGTGGAAACGAACGGCACGGCGATTTTCTTGCCGATCAGGTCCTGAGGAGTCTTGATCCCGGAGCCGTCGCGGGCAACCAAGGCTTCAGCGGCACCGATCTGGGTGGCGATGAGGAAGGTTTCAACCGGGACTTTGCGGGTGATTGCAGCCGTCAGGGGGCTAGAACCGAGGTAGCCGATCTGCACGTCGCCGGAAGCGATGGCGGCGATGATGTCGGCACCGTTGTCGAATTTGCGCCAGTCGATCTTGGCGTTGGTGGCTTTTTCGTAGGCGCCGTCGGCCTGGGCGACTTTCGCCGGGTCCACGGTGGTCTGGTAGGCGACAGTCACGTCAGCCGCCTGGGCAAAGAAACTCGCCGCAGCCAAAGACGCGGCCGCCAGGAGGCGAAGAGGGAAATGCAGTTTCATTGGGAAGCTCCTTTTCAGGCGGACCGAGAGTCGGCGTGAAAAAGAGACTAAATGATATAAGAATCCGAAAATAAATAACTTTTTCGAATGAGCTTATGAGCGGAAAATTCTAAGCAAGACCGCGGCGCAGCCTTCGCGGGCAAGCCTCGCTCCTACAGGTTGGGGGTCGAGTCACAACTGGGTGACCGACACAAAACTGTAGGAGCGAGGCTTGCCCGCGAAAAGATTCGAAGGACCTTCAGAGGTTAGTTACTGATCGCCAGAATGCTCGCCTGATACGAGCCGACAAACACATCGAAATCGCCGACTTCGTTCTGCTCCAGCTCCACTTGCTCCGCCAGCGACGAACGCGCGCGCTCTTCAAACGTTGCCTGGTCTTCGCTGCTCAACGGCTCGCTGCGGAAATATTCCGCATGGGCCTGGCTCTGGCGCAGGGAGAACTGGCTGAAGCTTTCCTTGTGTTCGGCCATTGCCGCCAGCACCTGGGCCGATGGCGTCAGGGAGGAGTCCTTGACCTTGGCCAGTTGCGCGTCCAATGCCTTGCTGTGCGCATCGCCGCCATGGCTCTGATCCAGCAACGCCGCCAGTGGCGCAATCTTCTCCAGCAACTCGCCCGCCCATTCTTTCAGGTCAACCGGTTGACCGTCACGTTGCAGTTGCAGGCCCGGACGGCGACCTTCCTTGACCACGCTGAGGAAGTTCGATGTCGCGTTGCCGCACGAATTACTGGTCAACAGCGGGCTGTCGTTCAGCGCGCAATACAGCAGGAACGCATCGAGGAACCGCGACTCGGTGAGGTCGATACCCATCGGCAGGAACGGGTTGATGTCCAGGCAACGCACTTCGACGTACTGAATTCCACGGGCCACCAGCGCCTGGATCGGCCGTTCGCCGGTGTAGGTCACGCGTTTCGGGCGGATGTTGGAGTAGTACTCGTTTTCGATCTGCAGGATGTTGGTGTTGAGCTGAACCCACTCACCGTCCTGATGCGTGCCGATTTCGACATACGGCGCATACGGTGTGGCCACCGCTTTGCGCAGGCTGTCGGTGTAGCTCGCCAGGTCGTTGTAGCACGGCGTCAGGCCGGCCTGGGCGTTGCTCTGGTAACCCAGATCGCTCATGCGCAGGCTGGTGGCGTACGGCAGGTACAAGGTGTCCGGGTCCAGCTGTTCCAACTGATGCGTGCGACCGCGCAGGAAACCGGCGTCCAGCGCTGGCGAAGCACCGAACAGGTACATCAGCAGCCAGCTGTAGCGGCGGAAATTACGGATCAGCGCGATGTAGGCCGACGACTGATAGTCGCGGTCAGTGCCGACAAAGCCTTCCGCCTGCTTGAGCAGCGGCCAGAGCTTCTCCGGCAGGGAGAAGTTGTAGTGAATCCCGGCGATGCACTGCATGGTCTTGCCGTAGCGCAGGGCCAGGCCCTTGCGGTAGACATACTTGAGCTTGCCGATGTTGGAGGTGCCGTAATAGGCGATCGGGATATCTTCCTCGGCCGGCAACGGGCACGGCATCGACGGACTCCACAGGTACTCGTTGCCGAGCTTGCTGTAGGCAAAACGGTGAATCCTGTCCAGGCTCGCCAGGGTCTCGGCCGGGTCGGGCAGGGCGGGCGTGATGAACTCCAGCAGCGACTCGGAATAGTCGGTGGTGATTTGTTCGTTGGTCAGCGCGGAACCCAATTCTTCCGGGTGCGGCGTTTGCGCCAGGCGACCTTCGCCGGTCACGCGCAGGCATTCACGTTCGATGCCGTGAAGGCACTGTTCGAGCAGAGAGAGGTTAGCGCGCTCGCCGAGCAGAGCCAGGCGGCGGTTGAGAAGTTCGCTCAAGTTGGATTCCTTCACGCGTCAGTCGCCCCAATATGGGGGTGGGCAGGACGGTCTACAAGGGTGAAGTTGAAACTGGCGTTTTCGCCTGGTTTTTGAGCAGCACAGACCACATGCCAGTCGGTCAAGGATCAGTCGCCGCGGACCCTGTGGGAGCGGGCTTGCCCGCGAAGAGGATGTGTCAGTCAGCATTTGAGTTGCCTGACACACCGCTTTCGCGAGCAAGCCCGCTCCCACAGAAAATCCCGGCGCCGCTTTCATAGCGCCGAAATTACCTCAAATCGATGACGGCTAGCTACAGGACAGCGAACGTGCCTTGTGCTTTTGCGACGAGTTTGTCGCCCTGCATCACGTCGGCTTCGACCACCAGAGTGCGGCGGCCCGGGTGGATCACCCGCGCCGTGCACATCACCTCACCGTCGGAAACGGCGCGGATGTAGTTGATCTTGCACTCGATGGTCGCGCTCTGCTGGTCAAAGCCGTGGGTGCTGGAACAGGCCAGCCCCATGGCAATGTCCACCAGGCTGAACAAGGCCCCGCCGTGCAGCTTGCCGCCGCGATTGCGCAGTTCGGGTTCAAGCGCCAGGGCGACTTGCGCCACCCCGGTTTCCAGGCTGTGCAAGCGACAGCCCAGCAGCTTGAAAAACGCGCTTTCGGTCAGCCCGGCCGGGATTTCCATCAGCGTTTCTTCAACTGCTTGGCGTTGGCGAACAGCGAAGCCATGGCGTTGTTGGACGGGGCCGCCGCCGTGGTTTCCTTGCGCGGTGCAGTGTTTTGGGACTGGCGCGGTGCCGACCCCGGACGCGCACCACGGGCACCGTCGATTTTCTCGCCCGGGGTGTCGCTCATGCGCATCGACAGGCCGACGCGTTTGCGCGGGATATCGACTTCCATGACCTTCACTTTCACTACGTCACCGGCCTTCACCGCTTCACGCGGGTCCTTGATGAACTTCTCCGAAAGCGCAGAGATGTGCACCAAACCGTCCTGATGCACGCCGATATCGACGAACGCACCGAAGTTGGTCACGTTGGTCACGACGCCTTCGAGGATCATGCCCAGTTGCAGGTCCTTGAGGTCTTCGACGCCTTCCTGGAACTCGGCGGTCTTGAACTCCGGACGCGGGTCGCGGCCAGGTTTTTCCAGCTCTTGCAGGATGTCGGTGACCGTCGGCAGACCGAAGGTTTCGTCGGTGTACTTCTTCGGATCAAGACGCTTGAGGAAGCTCGCGTCGCCGATCAGCGAGCGAATGTCACGGTCGGTTTCAGCGGCGATGCGTTGCACCAGCGGATAGGCTTCCGGGTGAACCGCAGACGAATCCAGCGGGTTGTCGCCGTTCATCACGCGTAGGAAACCGGCCGCCTGTTCGAAGGTTTTTTCGCCTAGACGCGCGACTTTCTTCAACGCTGCGCGGGTTTTGAACGCGCCGTGCTCGTCACGGTGGCTGACGATGTTCTGCGCCAGGGTCGCGTTGAGGC contains:
- a CDS encoding PaaI family thioesterase — encoded protein: MEIPAGLTESAFFKLLGCRLHSLETGVAQVALALEPELRNRGGKLHGGALFSLVDIAMGLACSSTHGFDQQSATIECKINYIRAVSDGEVMCTARVIHPGRRTLVVEADVMQGDKLVAKAQGTFAVL
- the gshA gene encoding glutamate--cysteine ligase, encoding MSELLNRRLALLGERANLSLLEQCLHGIERECLRVTGEGRLAQTPHPEELGSALTNEQITTDYSESLLEFITPALPDPAETLASLDRIHRFAYSKLGNEYLWSPSMPCPLPAEEDIPIAYYGTSNIGKLKYVYRKGLALRYGKTMQCIAGIHYNFSLPEKLWPLLKQAEGFVGTDRDYQSSAYIALIRNFRRYSWLLMYLFGASPALDAGFLRGRTHQLEQLDPDTLYLPYATSLRMSDLGYQSNAQAGLTPCYNDLASYTDSLRKAVATPYAPYVEIGTHQDGEWVQLNTNILQIENEYYSNIRPKRVTYTGERPIQALVARGIQYVEVRCLDINPFLPMGIDLTESRFLDAFLLYCALNDSPLLTSNSCGNATSNFLSVVKEGRRPGLQLQRDGQPVDLKEWAGELLEKIAPLAALLDQSHGGDAHSKALDAQLAKVKDSSLTPSAQVLAAMAEHKESFSQFSLRQSQAHAEYFRSEPLSSEDQATFEERARSSLAEQVELEQNEVGDFDVFVGSYQASILAISN
- the tauA gene encoding taurine ABC transporter substrate-binding protein, which translates into the protein MKLHFPLRLLAAASLAAASFFAQAADVTVAYQTTVDPAKVAQADGAYEKATNAKIDWRKFDNGADIIAAIASGDVQIGYLGSSPLTAAITRKVPVETFLIATQIGAAEALVARDGSGIKTPQDLIGKKIAVPFVSTGHYSLLAALKHWNIDPSKVTVLNLAPPAIIAAWKRGDIDATYVWDPALGVAKENGKVLITSGELAKFGAPTFDAWIVRKDFAEKHPEIVTAFAKVTLDAYADYRKDPKAWLANQSNVDKLVKLSGAKASDIPLLLQGNVYPLAADQVITLGAPTTKAITDTAVFLKEQGKVEAVLPDYAPYVSAKFITN